One Bacteroidota bacterium DNA segment encodes these proteins:
- a CDS encoding molybdopterin-dependent oxidoreductase: protein MKILSIHYIIFLLCMIACNSNATKEETETKTEQKDIMVKAPGKDDMILLTDRPANLETPLWYFKYDYTPNNVFFVRWHLANMPSRVDTNEFRLKVGGHVNHSISLSLHDLKTKFKTYTIIALAACAGNARSHFDPQVPGGQWKNGAMGNAKWTGVKLKDILYMAGVKNGAIEVSFNGLDEPPLESVPDFVKSLKFDHAIDGEVMVAYEMNDKPLPLLNGYPLKLVVPGWYATYWVGMLNEIKVYNDTFKGYWMQKAYLVPKGVKNGDEKHDNLAKDLVPISKMDVRSIFVNPEPNTIIKANENCELEGLAFDGGDGISKVEISMDNGKTWHATNLNTELGKYAWRRWKYNWKPNAAGKYIIRVKATNSLGETQPAHQWNRSGYMRNEIETLTITVE from the coding sequence ATGAAAATTCTCTCTATACATTATATAATATTTCTGCTATGTATGATAGCTTGCAATAGTAATGCTACAAAGGAAGAAACTGAAACAAAGACTGAGCAGAAGGACATCATGGTGAAAGCACCTGGCAAAGATGATATGATACTGTTGACGGACAGGCCAGCAAATTTGGAAACTCCTTTGTGGTATTTTAAATACGATTATACACCCAATAATGTATTCTTTGTACGTTGGCATTTAGCAAATATGCCATCGCGTGTGGATACAAATGAGTTCAGATTAAAAGTTGGGGGACATGTGAATCATAGTATATCATTATCCCTGCACGATTTAAAAACAAAATTTAAAACTTATACTATTATAGCTCTTGCGGCCTGTGCTGGCAATGCCCGTAGCCATTTCGACCCACAAGTGCCAGGCGGACAATGGAAAAATGGTGCGATGGGAAATGCAAAATGGACGGGTGTGAAACTAAAAGATATATTATATATGGCAGGTGTAAAAAATGGTGCGATTGAAGTATCATTTAATGGACTGGATGAACCACCCTTAGAATCTGTTCCTGATTTTGTGAAGTCATTAAAATTTGACCATGCCATAGATGGCGAGGTGATGGTGGCTTATGAAATGAATGATAAACCTTTGCCTTTATTAAATGGTTATCCGCTGAAACTAGTGGTTCCCGGATGGTATGCAACTTACTGGGTAGGCATGCTAAATGAAATAAAAGTATATAATGATACGTTTAAAGGATATTGGATGCAGAAGGCTTATCTTGTGCCCAAAGGTGTAAAAAATGGAGACGAAAAACATGATAACCTTGCCAAAGATTTGGTACCGATTAGCAAAATGGATGTGCGTTCTATATTTGTAAATCCAGAACCAAACACTATAATAAAAGCAAATGAAAATTGCGAATTGGAAGGATTGGCTTTTGATGGGGGTGATGGAATTAGCAAGGTAGAAATATCTATGGACAATGGCAAAACTTGGCATGCCACAAATCTAAATACAGAGCTGGGAAAATATGCATGGCGAAGATGGAAATATAATTGGAAACCAAATGCAGCCGGCAAATATATAATACGTGTGAAAGCCACGAACAGCCTAGGAGAAACACAACCAGCACATCAGTGGAACCGCAGTGGTTATATGCGAAACGAAATAGAAACTTTAACTATTACAGTGGAGTAA